Genomic DNA from Parafrankia discariae:
ACCCCAGATCGCCGCGCCGGCCAGACCGGGCAGGGCCGGCACACCGGGTTCGGCGGCCAGGTCGGGCACGCCGGGTTCAGCGGCGTGGTCGCCGGTCGCGACGGCCCCGCGGGTGAGGACCACCAGCCGGGCGTCATCCCAGCGGGGATCGGTCAGCCAGCTCTGCAGCGTCGCCAGCGCGGCGGCGGTCGCGGCGCGGATGGACGCGGCGTCGACCGGCAGGGCCGCCGTGCAGTCCAGGATCACCACCGAGGGCACGGTCGGACCGCCGGGAAGCGGGTCACCGAGCACAGTTCGCGACCAGCCCGGCTGGGACCAGCCCGGTTCGTCCCCGTCCGCCAGCACGACGGACTGATCGGGCTGCCAGGCCACCTCGTACAGCGCCGCCGGGTCGTCGCCGGGGAGCGAGAGCTGTTCGGGGTCCGCCGGGCGCACGGTCAGGCTCTCGACGCGTCCGACGGGCAGCCCCGACTCGTCGGCGAGGTCGAGGCGCACCGTGTCGGCGCCGACCGCCGTCAGCCGGACCCGCAGGGCCGCCTCGCCGGTGGCCCGCAGCCGCACCCCGGTGAACGCGAACGGCAGCCGCGCGGCGCCCGTCCCGTGGTCCGCACCGCCGTCGACCCCGGCGGCCGGTGCGGCGAGCAGTCCGCTGGGCGCGAGGGCGTGCAGGGCGCTGTCGAGCAGCGCCGGGTGCAGGCCGTACCGATCGCCGTCGGCCGGAGCGTCCATCCGCAGCTCGGCGAAGACCTCGCCGCCGCGCCGCCAGAGCCGCCGCAGTCCCTGGAAGGCCGGTCCGTACTCCAGCCCGGACGCGGCCGACGCCCGGTACGCCTCGGCCAGGTCGACATCCTGGACGTCCCGCGGCGGCCAGACGATCAGGTCCGCCGCACCGGTCCCGCCGGCCTCGCCGGCTCCGGTCGCCGCGGTCAGCAGGCCGGTGGCGTGGGTGGCCCAGGGGCCGTCGTCCGCGACCCGCGCGTGCACGCTGACCGGGCGGTGCCCGAGCCCGGTGTCCTGCGCCGGCTCCCCGACGGTGACCCGGATCTGCGCGCCGCCGCCCTCGGGCAGCACCAACGGCGCGCGCAGCAGCAGTTCGGCGACCTCGGGCACGCCGGCCCGTTCCCCGGCCGCCAGCACCAGGTCGAGCACGGCCATGCCCGGCACGACCACGCTGCCGAACACCACATGGTCGGCCAGCCACGGGTGCGTCGCCGTGGACAGCCAGCCGGTAAGCATGACCGCCGATGATTCGGGCAGTGCGACCGCCGCACCGAGCACCGGATGCCCGGTGGCGTTCAGCCCGAGCCCGGCCGCGTCCCCGGCAGGCGCCGCCCGTGCCCGCGGCCAGAACCTGCGGTGCTGGAAGGGATAGGTCGGCAGCTCCACGCGAGCCGTCCCGGTGCCGGCGAGCACGGCGGCCCAGTCGACGTCGGCGCCGTCGACGAACAGCCGGCCGACGGCGGAGAGCAGGGTGGCGGCCTCGTCCCGGTCCCGGCGCAGCGCGGGGACGGCCAGCGGCTCGGCCGCGCCGGGCAGGCCGTGCACCACGCTTTCGATCATGGCGGTGAGGATCGCGTCGGGGCCGAGTTCGAGGATGCGGGTCACTCCCTGGCCGGCCATCGCGGCGACGGCGGCAGCGAACCTGACCGGACGGCGGACCTGCTCGACCCAGTAGCCCGGGTCCGTCCACTGGCCGGCCTCGACCGGCGCGCCGCTGACCGTGGACACGACCGTCCGGTCCGGCTCCCGCAGCACCAGCCCGTCCAACACGACGCCGAACTCGGCCAGCATCGGCTCCATCAACACCGAATGGAACGCGTGACTGACCGCCAGCCGGCTGCTGCGCCAACCCCGCTCCCCGGCCAGCACCACGGCCCGCTCCAGCATCTCGATCGGGCCGGAGAGCACGGCCGATGCCGGCCCGTTCACCGCGGCGACGTCCAGCGCCAGCTCCGCCGCCGCGAGAGCGGCGAGGACGTCGGCCTCCGCCGCGGCCACCGCGAGCATCCCGCCCCCGGCGGGCAGCGCCTGCATCAACCGACCCCGCGCCGCCACCAGCGCGGCAGCGTCCGCGAGATCGAGAACCCCCGCCGCATACGCCGCGGTGACCTCCCCGATCGAATGACCGGCCACCACCTCCGGGTCCACACCCCACGACCGCACCAGCGCCAGCAACGCCACCTCGACCGCGAACAACGCCGGCTGCGCATACCCCGTCCGGTCCAGCAGCTCGGGCTCGGCGTCGATGACGGAACGCAACGGCCGGTCCAGATGCTTGTCCAGCAGCTCGCACACCTCGCCGAACGCGGCCGCGAACACCGGGAACAGCGCGGCCAGCCCCCGGCCCATCCCCAACCGCTGCGCACCCTGACCGGTGAACACCACACCCAACCGGCCGCCGCGCGCCACACCTCGCAGCACGCCCGGCACGTCCGCGTCGGCCGCCATCCCGGCCAGCGCCGTCGACAGGCCGTCCGGGCCGGCCGGAAGGAGCACAGCGCGGTGCGGCAGAACCTCGCGCGTGGCCAGTGACCGTCCGACGGCCGCCAGTTCCGTGATGTCGCCGAGCCGTCCGCGTAGGCGGCTCGCGACCTCGCGCAGTGCCGCGTCGGTCTGGGCGGTCAGCGCCAGCGGAACCACCGGCAGATCAACCGCCGGCCCCGGCCGCGCGGGAACTCCGACCTGATTCGGCCCGGTGGTGTCCGGCCTGGCGGTGTCCCGTCCAGCCGGGTACGGTGCCGGGTTCGTCGTGGCCGGGTCGGCGACGGGGGCCGCTTCGAGGATGACGTGGGCGTTCGTACCGCTGATCCCGAACGAGGAGACCGCCGCCCGCCGCGGCCGATCCGCACCCGCCACCCACGGCCGGGCCTCGGTCAGCAGCTCCACCGCACCGGCAGCCCAGTCCACCCGCGACGACGGCTCATCCACGTGCAACGTCGGGGGCAGCACCCCGTGCCGCATCGCCTCCACCATCTTGATCACACCCGCCACACCGGCAGCGGCCTGCGTGTGACCGATGTTCGACTTGACCGACCCCAACCACAGGGGCCGACCCTCCGGCCGGCCCTGGCCGTAGGTCGCGATCAGCGCCTGCGCCTCGATCGGATCACCGAGAGTGGTACCGGTCCCATGCGCTTCGACAACATCCACATCGCCGGTACCGAGGCGGGCACTGGCCAGCGCCTGGCGGATCGCCCGCTGCTGCGACGGGCCGTTCGGCGCCGTCAGACCGTTCGACGCCCCGTCCTGGTTCACCGCACTGCCCCGCACCACCGCGAGAATCGGGTGGCCGTTACGGCGGGCGTCGGAGAGCCGCTCGACGAGCAGCATCCCGNNNNNNNNNNNNNNNNNNNNNNNNNNNNNNNNNNNNNNNNNNNNNNNNNNNNNNNNNNNNNNNNNNNNNNNNNNNNNNNNNNNNNNNNNNNNNNNNNNNNNNNNNNNNNNNNNNNNNNNNNNNNNNNNNNNNNNNNNNNNNNNNNNNNNNNNNNNNNNNNNNNNNNNNNNNNNNNNNNNNNNNNNNNNNNNNNNNNNNNNNNNNNNNNNNNNNNNNNNNNNNNNNNNNNNNNNNNNNNNNNNNNNNNNNNNNNNNNNNNNNNNNNNNNNNNNNNNNNNNNNNNNNNNNNNNNNNNNNNNNNNNNNNNNNNNNNNNNNNNNNNNNNNNNNNNNNNNNNNNNNNNNNNNNNNNNNNNNNNNNNNNNNNNNNNNNNNNNNNNNNNNNNNNNNNNNNNNNNNNNNNNNNNNNNNNNNNNNNNNNNNNNNNNNNNNNNNNNNNNNNNNNNNNNNNNNNNNNNNNNNNNNNNNNNNNNNNNNNNNNNNNNNNNNNNNNNNNNNNNNNNNNNNNNNNNNNNNNNNNNNNNNNNNNNNNNNNNNNNNNNNNNNNNNNNNNNNNNNNNNNNNNNNNNNNNNNNNNNNNNNNNNNNNNNNNNNNNNNNNNNNNNNNNNNNNNNNNNNNNNNNNNNNNNNNNNNNNNNNNNNNNNNNNNNNNNNNNNNNNNNNNNNNNNNNNNNNNNNNNNNNNNNNNNNNNNNNNNNNNNNNNNNNNNNNNNNNNNNNNNNNNNNNNNNNNNNNNNNNNNNNNNNNNNNNNNNNNNNNNNNNNNNNNNNN
This window encodes:
- a CDS encoding type I polyketide synthase: GMLLVERLSDARRNGHPILAVVRGSAVNQDGASNGLTAPNGPSQQRAIRQALASARLGTGDVDVVEAHGTGTTLGDPIEAQALIATYGQGRPEGRPLWLGSVKSNIGHTQAAAGVAGVIKMVEAMRHGVLPPTLHVDEPSSRVDWAAGAVELLTEARPWVAGADRPRRAAVSSFGISGTNAHVILEAAPVADPATTNPAPYPAGRDTARPDTTGPNQVGVPARPGPAVDLPVVPLALTAQTDAALREVASRLRGRLGDITELAAVGRSLATREVLPHRAVLLPAGPDGLSTALAGMAADADVPGVLRGVARGGRLGVVFTGQGAQRLGMGRGLAALFPVFAAAFGEVCELLDKHLDRPLRSVIDAEPELLDRTGYAQPALFAVEVALLALVRSWGVDPEVVAGHSIGEVTAAYAAGVLDLADAAALVAARGRLMQALPAGGGMLAVAAAEADVLAALAAAELALDVAAVNGPASAVLSGPIEMLERAVVLAGERGWRSSRLAVSHAFHSVLMEPMLAEFGVVLDGLVLREPDRTVVSTVSGAPVEAGQWTDPGYWVEQVRRPVRFAAAVAAMAGQGVTRILELGPDAILTAMIESVVHGLPGAAEPLAVPALRRDRDEAATLLSAVGRLFVDGADVDWAAVLAGTGTARVELPTYPFQHRRFWPRARAAPAGDAAGLGLNATGHPVLGAAVALPESSAVMLTGWLSTATHPWLADHVVFGSVVVPGMAVLDLVLAAGERAGVPEVAELLLRAPLVLPEGGGAQIRVTVGEPAQDTGLGHRPVSVHARVADDGPWATHATGLLTAATGAGEAGGTGAADLIVWPPRDVQDVDLAEAYRASAASGLEYGPAFQGLRRLWRRGGEVFAELRMDAPADGDRYGLHPALLDSALHALAPSGLLAAPAAGVDGGADHGTGAARLPFAFTGVRLRATGEAALRVRLTAVGADTVRLDLADESGLPVGRVESLTVRPADPEQLSLPGDDPAALYEVAWQPDQSVVLADGDEPGWSQPGWSRTVLGDPLPGGPTVPSVVILDCTAALPVDAASIRAATAAALATLQSWLTDPRWDDARLVVLTRGAVATGDHAAEPGVPDLAAEPGVPALPGLAGAAIWGLVRTAQAENPDRIHLVDADTDADIGIDADASTSEGKALPLAAIVAAGHSQCAVRGAVVLIPRLVKAAPAPVPAAEPAADPGTGPIPDGQPFGDGTVVLTGATGALGTLLARHLVDRHGVRELLLLSRRGRTAPGGPELVDELTAAGARVRLEACDLADPAAVRAVLADQPVTAIVHAAGSTDDAVLTSLTAARLDAVLRAKVDAVLNLHEASAGNDLTAFVLFSSIAGLFGNPGQASYAAANTFLDAFAAHRRAAGLPAISLAWGLWDVDSGLGEALSAADRTRMRRGGVVPLPAGRALDLFDAACAAAGGPGRAMAGGPALLVPVGLDLPALRRAAAAGPLPAILAGLAPPAVRSPLPETVPGGPATGQGDPRDRSLARQLATLAPAEQTRTLVLLVRNQTAAVLGHAGAAEVAESRRFQEMGLDSLTAVELRNRLTAATGLRLPPTLVFDHPTPAALAEHLRSALAPDAAAVDRALLDDLDRLVESLAGRDLGAATRTRVALRLSALAATWTSHPGNGHDDGAGTGAGTGSNGTADGAGTDSRNGTTGDDDLTAASDEELFNLLDDELDAT